A single window of Jaculus jaculus isolate mJacJac1 chromosome 14, mJacJac1.mat.Y.cur, whole genome shotgun sequence DNA harbors:
- the Znf446 gene encoding zinc finger protein 446 isoform X1, with product MPSPLGPPHLSLRDPKTTLKDPEAARLQFRGFCYKEVAGPREALAHLRELCRQWLRPESCSKEQMLELLVLEQFLGVLPPEIQSWVRGQRPGSPEEAAALVEGLQQDPEQLLGWITAHILKPKMLLGVQKTEESLETHHTSETMEPAETGPGEEPQDSRMDGSAQLTCTVKEEPSTDGQEMASPSPLLPAKSLEGHLGHEEAASTSFHSHRIQEEWGLLDMSQKELYWDVMLEKYGTVMSLGAQPCPSVKAPHTRKQPTDHLSPTPAGLPSSGPEASTESEPRPGQQIASSEPEAHRSHLSGVGATVSPGLHQACTSPPGESQSPCRDPLGLSPALLPEAPTGPAPRKTYTCEQCGLSFEWKSVFVIHHRTHTGGQGLEKPLQTRQESTVRRPASSKSYACEQCGRSFSWKSQLVIHRKSHVGQQRHFCVDCGCGFDWKSQLVIHRKSHQPEAP from the exons ATGCCATCTCCTCTGGGTCCCCCACATCTGTCCCTCAGGGACCCCAAGACCACCCTGAAGGATCCGGAGGCCGCGCGGCTGCAGTTCCGGGGATTCTGCTATAAGGAAGTGGCAGGGCCCCGGGAGGCGCTGGCCCACCTGCGAGAGCTGTGTCGTCAATGGCTGCGGCCTGAGTCCTGCTCTAAGGAACAGATGCTGGAACTGCTGGTGCTGGAGCAGTTCCTGGGTGTGCTGCCCCCTGAGATCCAGTCCTGGGTAAGAGGGCAGCGACCAGGCAGCCCTGAGGAAGCTGCGGCCCTTGTTGAGGGGCTGCAGCAGGAccctgagcagctactgggctgG ATCACAGCCCACATCCTAAAGCCGAAGATGCTTCTTGGAGTCCAGAAGACAGAGGAGTCCTTGGAAACCCACCATACATCAGAGACAATGGAGCCCGCTGAGACAGGCCCTGGGGAGGAGCCACAGGATTCCAGGATGGATGGGTCTGCCCAACTCACTTGCACTGTGAAGGAAGAGCCCAGCACAGATGGACAGGAGATGG CATCTCCCAGCCCCCTCCTTCCAGCTAAGTCCCTTGAGGGGCATCTGGGACATGAAGAAGCAGCCTCCACATCTTTCCACTCACACAGGATTCAG GAGGAGTGGGGTCTGTTGGACATGTCACAGAAGGAGCTGTACTGGGACGTGATGCTGGAGAAGTACGGCACAGTGATGTCCCTGG GTGCCCAGCCCTGCCCTTCTGTGAAAGCCCCACACACGAGGAAGCAACCAACTGACCATCTTTCACCCACTCCAGCAGGTCTGCCGTCCTCTGGGCCAGAGGCATCAACTGAGTCAGAGCCAAGACCAGGGCAGCAGATAGCAAGCTCAGAGCCCGAGGCCCACAGGAGCCACCTCTCAGGAGTGGGGGCCACTGTATCACCAGGGCTCCACCAGGCCTGCACATCCCCTCCAGGTGAAAGCCAGAGCCCCTGCAGGGACCCACTAGGCTTGTCTCCTGCACTGCTTCCTGAAGCTCCCACTGGGCCGGCACCCCGAAAGACGTACACATGCGAGCAGTGTGGCCTCAGTTTCGAGTGGAAGTCAGTGTTCGTCATCCACCACCGCACACACACAGGTGGACAGGGCCTGGAAAAGCCACTACAGACACGCCAGGAGTCCACTGTGCGACGCCCCGCCAGCTCGAAGAGCTACGCGTGTGAGCAGTGTGGTCGCAGCTTCAGCTGGAAGTCCCAGCTGGTCATCCACCGCAAAAGCCACGTGGGCCAGCAGCGCCACTTCTGTGTGGACTGTGGGTGTGGCTTTGACTGGAAGTCCCAGCTGGTTATTCACAGGAAAAGCCACCAGCCTGAGGCCCCATGA
- the Znf446 gene encoding zinc finger protein 446 isoform X2 translates to MPSPLGPPHLSLRDPKTTLKDPEAARLQFRGFCYKEVAGPREALAHLRELCRQWLRPESCSKEQMLELLVLEQFLGVLPPEIQSWVRGQRPGSPEEAAALVEGLQQDPEQLLGWITAHILKPKMLLGVQKTEESLETHHTSETMEPAETGPGEEPQDSRMDGSAQLTCTVKEEPSTDGQEMASPSPLLPAKSLEGHLGHEEAASTSFHSHRIQEEWGLLDMSQKELYWDVMLEKYGTVMSLAGLPSSGPEASTESEPRPGQQIASSEPEAHRSHLSGVGATVSPGLHQACTSPPGESQSPCRDPLGLSPALLPEAPTGPAPRKTYTCEQCGLSFEWKSVFVIHHRTHTGGQGLEKPLQTRQESTVRRPASSKSYACEQCGRSFSWKSQLVIHRKSHVGQQRHFCVDCGCGFDWKSQLVIHRKSHQPEAP, encoded by the exons ATGCCATCTCCTCTGGGTCCCCCACATCTGTCCCTCAGGGACCCCAAGACCACCCTGAAGGATCCGGAGGCCGCGCGGCTGCAGTTCCGGGGATTCTGCTATAAGGAAGTGGCAGGGCCCCGGGAGGCGCTGGCCCACCTGCGAGAGCTGTGTCGTCAATGGCTGCGGCCTGAGTCCTGCTCTAAGGAACAGATGCTGGAACTGCTGGTGCTGGAGCAGTTCCTGGGTGTGCTGCCCCCTGAGATCCAGTCCTGGGTAAGAGGGCAGCGACCAGGCAGCCCTGAGGAAGCTGCGGCCCTTGTTGAGGGGCTGCAGCAGGAccctgagcagctactgggctgG ATCACAGCCCACATCCTAAAGCCGAAGATGCTTCTTGGAGTCCAGAAGACAGAGGAGTCCTTGGAAACCCACCATACATCAGAGACAATGGAGCCCGCTGAGACAGGCCCTGGGGAGGAGCCACAGGATTCCAGGATGGATGGGTCTGCCCAACTCACTTGCACTGTGAAGGAAGAGCCCAGCACAGATGGACAGGAGATGG CATCTCCCAGCCCCCTCCTTCCAGCTAAGTCCCTTGAGGGGCATCTGGGACATGAAGAAGCAGCCTCCACATCTTTCCACTCACACAGGATTCAG GAGGAGTGGGGTCTGTTGGACATGTCACAGAAGGAGCTGTACTGGGACGTGATGCTGGAGAAGTACGGCACAGTGATGTCCCTGG CAGGTCTGCCGTCCTCTGGGCCAGAGGCATCAACTGAGTCAGAGCCAAGACCAGGGCAGCAGATAGCAAGCTCAGAGCCCGAGGCCCACAGGAGCCACCTCTCAGGAGTGGGGGCCACTGTATCACCAGGGCTCCACCAGGCCTGCACATCCCCTCCAGGTGAAAGCCAGAGCCCCTGCAGGGACCCACTAGGCTTGTCTCCTGCACTGCTTCCTGAAGCTCCCACTGGGCCGGCACCCCGAAAGACGTACACATGCGAGCAGTGTGGCCTCAGTTTCGAGTGGAAGTCAGTGTTCGTCATCCACCACCGCACACACACAGGTGGACAGGGCCTGGAAAAGCCACTACAGACACGCCAGGAGTCCACTGTGCGACGCCCCGCCAGCTCGAAGAGCTACGCGTGTGAGCAGTGTGGTCGCAGCTTCAGCTGGAAGTCCCAGCTGGTCATCCACCGCAAAAGCCACGTGGGCCAGCAGCGCCACTTCTGTGTGGACTGTGGGTGTGGCTTTGACTGGAAGTCCCAGCTGGTTATTCACAGGAAAAGCCACCAGCCTGAGGCCCCATGA
- the Znf446 gene encoding zinc finger protein 446 isoform X3, producing the protein MPSPLGPPHLSLRDPKTTLKDPEAARLQFRGFCYKEVAGPREALAHLRELCRQWLRPESCSKEQMLELLVLEQFLGVLPPEIQSWVRGQRPGSPEEAAALVEGLQQDPEQLLGWITAHILKPKMLLGVQKTEESLETHHTSETMEPAETGPGEEPQDSRMDGSAQLTCTVKEEPSTDGQEMASPSPLLPAKSLEGHLGHEEAASTSFHSHRIQEEWGLLDMSQKELYWDVMLEKYGTVMSLGLPSSGPEASTESEPRPGQQIASSEPEAHRSHLSGVGATVSPGLHQACTSPPGESQSPCRDPLGLSPALLPEAPTGPAPRKTYTCEQCGLSFEWKSVFVIHHRTHTGGQGLEKPLQTRQESTVRRPASSKSYACEQCGRSFSWKSQLVIHRKSHVGQQRHFCVDCGCGFDWKSQLVIHRKSHQPEAP; encoded by the exons ATGCCATCTCCTCTGGGTCCCCCACATCTGTCCCTCAGGGACCCCAAGACCACCCTGAAGGATCCGGAGGCCGCGCGGCTGCAGTTCCGGGGATTCTGCTATAAGGAAGTGGCAGGGCCCCGGGAGGCGCTGGCCCACCTGCGAGAGCTGTGTCGTCAATGGCTGCGGCCTGAGTCCTGCTCTAAGGAACAGATGCTGGAACTGCTGGTGCTGGAGCAGTTCCTGGGTGTGCTGCCCCCTGAGATCCAGTCCTGGGTAAGAGGGCAGCGACCAGGCAGCCCTGAGGAAGCTGCGGCCCTTGTTGAGGGGCTGCAGCAGGAccctgagcagctactgggctgG ATCACAGCCCACATCCTAAAGCCGAAGATGCTTCTTGGAGTCCAGAAGACAGAGGAGTCCTTGGAAACCCACCATACATCAGAGACAATGGAGCCCGCTGAGACAGGCCCTGGGGAGGAGCCACAGGATTCCAGGATGGATGGGTCTGCCCAACTCACTTGCACTGTGAAGGAAGAGCCCAGCACAGATGGACAGGAGATGG CATCTCCCAGCCCCCTCCTTCCAGCTAAGTCCCTTGAGGGGCATCTGGGACATGAAGAAGCAGCCTCCACATCTTTCCACTCACACAGGATTCAG GAGGAGTGGGGTCTGTTGGACATGTCACAGAAGGAGCTGTACTGGGACGTGATGCTGGAGAAGTACGGCACAGTGATGTCCCTGG GTCTGCCGTCCTCTGGGCCAGAGGCATCAACTGAGTCAGAGCCAAGACCAGGGCAGCAGATAGCAAGCTCAGAGCCCGAGGCCCACAGGAGCCACCTCTCAGGAGTGGGGGCCACTGTATCACCAGGGCTCCACCAGGCCTGCACATCCCCTCCAGGTGAAAGCCAGAGCCCCTGCAGGGACCCACTAGGCTTGTCTCCTGCACTGCTTCCTGAAGCTCCCACTGGGCCGGCACCCCGAAAGACGTACACATGCGAGCAGTGTGGCCTCAGTTTCGAGTGGAAGTCAGTGTTCGTCATCCACCACCGCACACACACAGGTGGACAGGGCCTGGAAAAGCCACTACAGACACGCCAGGAGTCCACTGTGCGACGCCCCGCCAGCTCGAAGAGCTACGCGTGTGAGCAGTGTGGTCGCAGCTTCAGCTGGAAGTCCCAGCTGGTCATCCACCGCAAAAGCCACGTGGGCCAGCAGCGCCACTTCTGTGTGGACTGTGGGTGTGGCTTTGACTGGAAGTCCCAGCTGGTTATTCACAGGAAAAGCCACCAGCCTGAGGCCCCATGA
- the Znf324 gene encoding zinc finger protein 324A, which yields MAATEALTDAARGLMTFEDVAVYFTREEWMLLNTAQRDLYCHVMLENFTLVDSIGLSASRPRVIIQLQRGEEPWVPSRTNTTLDRSTGIHRRPSLGPRCCASDMHICGETALPKSTSSSPDGTPASFLPTASACPVAKSLEGHQGASPSCERKPTGVSVIYWEQLLLGSSSSEASISLRLTSPVRVPEDGSSQAKVFTDHLASGKPTRAAERQKPGVQQAPGRALQRMSELLEAEEDGVSGAWHGSQRLPGTREPASWDELGEALPADPGLLSGEKTFECRACNKVFVKSSDLLKHLRTHTGERPYECPQCGKAFSQTSHLTQHQRIHSGETPYACTVCAKAFRHSSSLVRHQRIHTAEKSFHCSECGKSFSHGSNLSQHRKIHAGGRPYACAQCGRRFCRNSHLIQHERTHTGEKPYACALCGAAFSQGSSLFKHQRVHTGEKPFSCPQCGRAFSHSSNLTQHQLLHTGERPYRCGDCGKAFAKGAVLLSHQRIHTGEKPFVCTQCGRAFRERPALFHHQRMHTGERALRRPRGGLRGQARPPRAALESVSSKASSTAGPAPVLKPSEA from the exons GACTCTCTGCCTCCAGACCTCGGGTGATTATCCAGCTCCAACGCGGTGAGGAGCCCTGGGTTCCCAGTAGGACAAACACAACCCTGGACAGATCCACAGGCATCCACAGGAGGCCCAGCCTTG GACCCCGTTGCTGTGCAAGCGACATGCATATTTGTGGAGAAACCGCACTGCCAAAGTCCACCTCCAGTAGCCCTGATGGGACACCTGCTAGTTTCCTCCCTACTGCTAGTGCCTGTCCTGTTGCAAAAAGCCTGGAGGGACATCAGGGTGCTTCCCCTTCTTGTGAGAGAAAACCCACAGGGGTGTCAGTGATATACTGGGAGCAGCTCCTGCTAGGTTCCAGCAGCAGCGAAGCAAGCATCAGCTTGCGATTGACTTCCCCAGTGAGGGTTCCCGAGGATGGCTCATCCCAGGCGAAGGTCTTCACAGATCATCTGGCATCAGGGAAGCCGACGCGGGCAGCAGAGAGGCAGAAGCCGGGTgtgcagcaagccccagggagagCCTTACAGCGCATGTCGGAGCTCCTTGAAGCTGAAGAAGATGGAGTGAGTGGGGCTTGGCACGGGTCTCAGAGACTTCCTGGCACCCGGGAGCCTGCGTCGTGGGATGAGCTTGGTGAGGCTCTCCCAGCTGACCCCGGTCTCCTCTCCGGGGAGAAGACTTTCGAGTGCAGGGCGTGCAACAAAGTGTTTGTGAAAAGCTCGGACCTCCTGAAGCATCTGCGCACGCACACCGGGGAGCGGCCTTACGAATGCCCGCAGTGCGGCAAGGCCTTCAGCCAGACCTCGCACCTGACGCAGCACCAGCGCATCCACAGCGGCGAGACCCCCTACGCGTGCACCGTGTGCGCCAAGGCCTTCCGGCACAGCTCCTCTCTGGTGCGCCACCAGCGCATCCACACGGCCGAGAAGTCCTTCCACTGCAGCGAGTGCGGCAAGTCCTTCAGCCACGGCTCCAACCTCAGCCAGCACCGCAAGATCCACGCGGGCGGGCGGCCCTACGCCTGCGCGCAGTGCGGCCGCCGCTTCTGCCGCAATTCTCACCTGATCCAGCACGAGCGCACGCACACGGGCGAGAAGCCCTACGCGTGCGCGCTCTGCGGCGCCGCCTTCAGCCAGGGCTCGTCGCTCTTCAAGCACCAGCGAGTGCACACCGGAGAGAAGCCCTTCTCCTGCCCGCAGTGCGGCCGCGCCTTCAGCCACAGCTCCAACCTCACGCAGCATCAGCTGCTGCACACCGGAGAGCGGCCGTACCGCTGCGGGGACTGCGGCAAGGCCTTTGCCAAGGGCGCGGTGCTGCTGAGCCACCAGCGCATCCACACGGGTGAGAAGCCCTTCGTGTGCACGCAATGCGGCCGCGCCTTCCGCGAACGCCCGGCGCTCTTCCATCACCAGAGGATGCACACCGGGGAGAGGGCCCTGCGGCGGCCCAGGGGCGGCCTCCGTGGCCAGGCCAGGCCTCCGCGGGCAGCATTGGAAAGCGTGTCTTCTAAGGCCTCTTCCACCGCAGGTCCAGCCCCGGTACTGAAGCCATCTGAGGCCTGA